In one window of Falco cherrug isolate bFalChe1 chromosome 10, bFalChe1.pri, whole genome shotgun sequence DNA:
- the LOC102051213 gene encoding bactericidal permeability-increasing protein-like isoform X1, with amino-acid sequence MSSAPAFRTWHRPRGTPVVAWLCLLLLLSAFMPATSTNPGIKARLTRRALEFGWQFGLEMLQSLLQKEHELNLRGSYDSPLLGTLTYTVPRIHIHELQINDSTVDFVEDVGVRLKVQHARIQLSADWGAQLGAIQDRGSIELRIGDLAAVVVLGVSADSSGRPMVWNTGCDARSTDLHVEFHCGHSWLYNLLAPLLQRPLQQELNKRLCVELHRGIRKLEAVLKHMRVSTQLDSFAAIDHSLLGQPAITTEHGDVALKGEFFRVGKYQPRPSSALPVALPMALPAVPEPMLLLAVTEFVANSAAFVYFTAGALRRNISSDMLPRRFPLQLKTKSMGVFSPQLQERYPDQPMELHLSARRQPLLSCRPDALHGALFGSAEAFVVLPNATRVPVFLLNIDANVTGKPTITGNRLGGTVSLTGLSVAQVTSHVGPVEVKKLETLLKFGLWLFGVPWANKRLRAGVPLPAPPGLSLLSPRLSLQEGFVLLATDLQYER; translated from the exons AtgtcctctgctccagccttcAGGACCTGGCACCGTCCCCGAGGCACACCAGTTGTGGCAtggctctgcctcctgctcctgctgtccGCCTTCATGCCCGCCACCAGCACCAACCCTGGCATCAAGGCCCGGCTGACCCGGAGGGCGCTGGAGTTTG gctggcagTTTGGgctggagatgctccagtcaTTGCTGCAGAAGGAGCACGAGCTGAATCTGAGGGGCAGCTATGACAGCCCGCTCCTAGGGACACTCACGTACACTGTGCCCCG GATCCACATCCATGAGCTGCAGATAAACGATTCCACCGTGGACTTTGTGGAGGATGTGGGGGTGAGGCTGAAGGTGCAGCATGCCCGCATCCAGCTCAGCGCTgactggggagcccagctggGCGCCAT CCAGGACAGGGGCTCCATCGAGCTCCGTATAGGTGACCTGGCCGcagtggtggtgctgggtgTGAGCGCGGACAGCAGCGGCCGCCCCATGGTGTGGAACACCGGCTGTGATGCCCGCAGCACTGACCTGCACGTGGAATTCCACTGTGGACACAG ctggctctACAACCTGCTGGCACCGCTGCTCCAGAGacccctgcagcaggagctgaacaAGCGG ctctgtgtCGAGCTTCACAGGGGCATCCGCAAGCTGGAGGCTGTCCTGAAGCACATGAGAG TGTCCACCCAGCTGGACTCCTTTGCCGCCATTGACCACTCCCTGCTGGGGCAGCCGGCCATCACCACAGAGCATGGGGACGTCGCCCTCAAG GGGGAGTTCTTCAGGGTGGGCAAATACCAGCCGAGACCCTCCTCAGCACTGCCTGTAGCGCTGCCCATGGCCCTGCCTGCGGTGCCTGagcccatgctgctgctggccgtcaCCGAATTTGTCGCCAACTCGGCCGCCTTCGTGTACTTCACAGCCGGGGCCCTGCGTAGGAACATCTCTAGTGACATG CTCCCGCGACGGTTCCCGCTCCAGCTGAAGACCAAAAGCATGGGAGTCTTCTCCCCACAG ctgcaggagcgCTACCCAGACCAGCCCATGGAGCTGCACCTCTCGGCCCGCCGGCagcccctgctctcctgccGCCCCGACGCTCTGCACGGGGCCCTCTTCGGCTCTGCTGAGGCCTTTGTGGTGCTGCCCAACGCCACCCGTGTCcctgtttttctgctgaacaTC GATGCCAATGTGACAGGGAAGCCGACCATCACCGGGAACAGGCTCGGGGGCACCGTGAGCCTGACGGG GCTCAGCGTAGCACAGGTGACATCGCACGTGGGCCCAGTGGAG GTGAAGAAGCTGGAGACCCTGCTGAAGTTTGGGCTGTGGCTTTTTGGGGTGCCCTGGGCAAACA AGCGTCTCCGAGCCGGCgtccccctgcctgccccccccggCCTCAGCCTGCTCAGCCCCCGGCTCTCGCTGCAGGAG GGCTTCGTGCTCCTCGCCACGGACCTACAGTATGAGCGGTGA
- the HM13 gene encoding minor histocompatibility antigen H13 isoform X2 — protein sequence MEEAAAHNGSAAGAGAPAPARPPATPEGMALAYGSLVLMALLPIFFGALRSVSCAKSKNSSEMPETITSRDAARFPIVASCTLLGLYLFFKIFSQEYINLLLSMYFFVLGILALSHTISPMMNRFFPANFPNKQYQLLFTQGSGENKEEIVNYEFDTKDLVCLALSSVVGVWYLLRKHWIANNLFGLAFSLNGVELLHLNNVSTGCILLGGLFIYDVFWVFGTNVMVTVAKSFEAPIKLVFPQDLLEKGLDADNFAMLGLGDIVIPGIFIALLLRFDISLKKNTHTYFYTSFVAYIFGLGLTIFIMHIFKHAQPALLYLVPACIGFPLLVALAKGEVTEMFSYEESSTRKEVPGASKEEMTEASKKEK from the exons ATGGAGGAGGCCGCGGCGCACAACGGTagcgccgccggggccggggcccccgcgcccgcccgcccgcccgccacCCCCGAGGGCATGGCGCTGGCCTACGGCAGCCTCGTCCTCAtggcgctgctgcccatcttcTTCGGGGCGCTGCGCTCCGTCAGCTGCGCCAAGAGCAAG aACTCCTCGGAGATGCCAGAGACCATTACCAGCCGAGATGCTGCTCGTTTTCCCATTGTTGCCAGTTGCACCCTTCTGGGGCTCTACCTCTTCTTTAAA ATATTCTCTCAAGAGTACATCAATCTTCTGCTTTCCATGTACTTCTTCGTGCTGGGGATCCTAGCCCTGTCCCATACCATCAG CCCCATGATGAACAGATTCTTCCCTGCAAATTTCCCCAACAAACAATACCAGCTTCTCTTCACCCAGGGCTCCGGGGAAAACAAGGAGG AAATAGTGAATTACGAGTTTGACACCAAGGATCTCGTATGCCTGGCCCTGAGCAGTGTTGTTGGGGTCTGGTACCTGCTGAGAAAG CACTGGATTGCCAACAATCTCTTTGGGCTGGCGTTCTCCCTCAACGGGGTGGAGCTGCTGCACTTGAACAACGTCAGCACTGGCTGCATCTTGCTTGGGGGCCTCTTCATCTACGACGTCTTCTGG GTCTTTGGCACCAATGTGATGGTGACAGTTGCCAAATCGTTTGAAGCCCCAATAAAAC TGGTTTTCCCTCAGGACCTGCTGGAGAAGGGGCTGGACGCTGACAACTTTGCCATGCTGGGTCTGGGAGACATTGTCATTCCAG GGATCTTCATTGCCTTGCTGCTGCGGTTTGACATCAG CTTGAAGAAGAACACACACACGTATTTCTACACCAGCTTTGTGGCCTACATCTTCGGGCTGGGCCTGACCATATTCATCATGCACATCTTCAAGCATGCCCAG CCTGCTCTTCTGTACCTGGTCCCTGCATGTATCGGATTCCCACTTCTTGTGGCTTTGGCAAAAGGAGAAGTAACTGAAATGTTCAG CTACGAGGAGAGCTCTACCCGCAAGGAGGTGCCGGGGGCCTCCAAAGAAGAGATGACAGAAGCCTCCAAGAAGGAGAAGTGA
- the ID1 gene encoding DNA-binding protein inhibitor ID-1 produces MKVVAAAPSPLPAGAGGALKAVRPGEAARCGPGLGVSPGAAEQAAAALLYDMKGCYSRLRALVPTLPRHRRVSKVELLQHVIDYIWDLQLALQRGPPRPAAGGDPPEAPCMPAADRILCR; encoded by the exons ATGAAGGTTGTCGCCGCCGCCCCCTCGCCGCTGCCTGCGGGCGCCGGTGGCGCGCTGAAGGCGGTGCGGCCCGGGGAGGCCGCCCGCTGCGGGCCGGGCCTGGGGGTGTCCCCGGGGGCGGCGGAGCAGGCGGCCGCCGCGCTGTTGTACGACATGAAGGGCTGTTACTCGCGCCTGCGGGCGCTGGTGCCGACGTTGCCGCGGCACCGGCGGGTCTCCAAggtggagctgctgcagcacgttATCGACTACATCTGGGATCTGCAGCTGGCGCTGCAGCGagggcccccccgccccgccgccggcggggacCCCCCCGAG GCTCCGTGCATGCCAGCCGCCGACCGGATCCTGTGCCGCTGA
- the HM13 gene encoding minor histocompatibility antigen H13 isoform X1, which yields MEEAAAHNGSAAGAGAPAPARPPATPEGMALAYGSLVLMALLPIFFGALRSVSCAKSKNSSEMPETITSRDAARFPIVASCTLLGLYLFFKIFSQEYINLLLSMYFFVLGILALSHTISPMMNRFFPANFPNKQYQLLFTQGSGENKEEIVNYEFDTKDLVCLALSSVVGVWYLLRKHWIANNLFGLAFSLNGVELLHLNNVSTGCILLGGLFIYDVFWVFGTNVMVTVAKSFEAPIKLVFPQDLLEKGLDADNFAMLGLGDIVIPGIFIALLLRFDISLKKNTHTYFYTSFVAYIFGLGLTIFIMHIFKHAQPALLYLVPACIGFPLLVALAKGEVTEMFSYESSAEILPHTPRLTHFPTVSGSPASLADSMQQKLSCPRRRRQQSPSAM from the exons ATGGAGGAGGCCGCGGCGCACAACGGTagcgccgccggggccggggcccccgcgcccgcccgcccgcccgccacCCCCGAGGGCATGGCGCTGGCCTACGGCAGCCTCGTCCTCAtggcgctgctgcccatcttcTTCGGGGCGCTGCGCTCCGTCAGCTGCGCCAAGAGCAAG aACTCCTCGGAGATGCCAGAGACCATTACCAGCCGAGATGCTGCTCGTTTTCCCATTGTTGCCAGTTGCACCCTTCTGGGGCTCTACCTCTTCTTTAAA ATATTCTCTCAAGAGTACATCAATCTTCTGCTTTCCATGTACTTCTTCGTGCTGGGGATCCTAGCCCTGTCCCATACCATCAG CCCCATGATGAACAGATTCTTCCCTGCAAATTTCCCCAACAAACAATACCAGCTTCTCTTCACCCAGGGCTCCGGGGAAAACAAGGAGG AAATAGTGAATTACGAGTTTGACACCAAGGATCTCGTATGCCTGGCCCTGAGCAGTGTTGTTGGGGTCTGGTACCTGCTGAGAAAG CACTGGATTGCCAACAATCTCTTTGGGCTGGCGTTCTCCCTCAACGGGGTGGAGCTGCTGCACTTGAACAACGTCAGCACTGGCTGCATCTTGCTTGGGGGCCTCTTCATCTACGACGTCTTCTGG GTCTTTGGCACCAATGTGATGGTGACAGTTGCCAAATCGTTTGAAGCCCCAATAAAAC TGGTTTTCCCTCAGGACCTGCTGGAGAAGGGGCTGGACGCTGACAACTTTGCCATGCTGGGTCTGGGAGACATTGTCATTCCAG GGATCTTCATTGCCTTGCTGCTGCGGTTTGACATCAG CTTGAAGAAGAACACACACACGTATTTCTACACCAGCTTTGTGGCCTACATCTTCGGGCTGGGCCTGACCATATTCATCATGCACATCTTCAAGCATGCCCAG CCTGCTCTTCTGTACCTGGTCCCTGCATGTATCGGATTCCCACTTCTTGTGGCTTTGGCAAAAGGAGAAGTAACTGAAATGTTCAG CTATGAATCCTCTGCTGAAATCTTGCCACACACACCAAGACTTACCCACTTCCCCACCGTGTCTGGCTCGCCGGCCAGCCTTGCTGATTCCATGCAGCAGAAACTGTCCTGTCCCCGCCGACGCCGGCAGCAAAGCCCTAGTGCCATGTAG
- the REM1 gene encoding GTP-binding protein REM 1, giving the protein MTLNTQRGSRSPLRRRASTPLPRPGLPGAASGGEPRHPQLGQSASEPGGRTAAPRGSWSSESSGSSGPGEPRYRVVLLGDPGVGKTSLVNLFAGVQERDPLEQHREAVYERTLCVDGEETTLLVMDTWEPEQPPGIPRCQRGRGEENWCRSQCLQVGNAYVIVYSITDRSSFESASELRIQLRRARQAEDIPIILVGNKTDLVRCREVSIEEGRACAVVFDCKFIETSAALQHNVAELFEGVVRQIRLRRGGKESCTRPVPSQKRKESLTKRARRFLDRLVARNSSKVALKFRSKSCHDLSVL; this is encoded by the exons ATGACCCTGAACACGCAGCGCGGGAGCAGGAGCCCGCTGCGGCGGAGGGCCAGCACCCCCCTCCCGCGGCCGGGGCTACCGGGTGCCGCGTCGGGGGGCGAGCCCCGCCACCCCCAGCTTGGCCAGTCCGCCTCCGAGCCCGGCGGCAGGACCGCGGCACCCCGGGGCAGCTGGTCCTCCGAGTCCTCGGGCTCCTCTGGGCCCGGCGAGCCCCGGTACCGCGTGGTGCTGCTGGGCGACCCCGGCGTGGGCAAGACCAGCCTGGTCAACCTCTTCGCCGGTGTCCAGGAGCGGGACCcgctggagcagcacagag AGGCCGTGTATGAGCGCACGCTCTGCGTGGATGGTGAGGAGACCACGCTGCTGGTGATGGACACCTGGGAGCCGGAGCAGCCACCGGGGATCCCACGGTGCCAGCGGGGCCGG GGTGAGGAGAACTGGTGCCGCAGCCAGTGCCTGCAGGTGGGGAACGCCTACGTCATCGTCTACTCCATCACCGACCGGAGCAGCTTCGAGAGCGCCTCAGAGCTGCGCATCCAGCTGCGCCGTGCACGGCAGGCCGAGGACATCCCCATCATCCTGGTGGGGAATAAAACCGACCTGGTGCGGTGCCGCGAGGTCTCTATTGAAG AGGGCCGTGCCTGCGCCGTGGTGTTCGACTGCAAGTTCATAGAGACATCGGCAGCTTTGCAGCACAACGTGGCTGAGCTCTTCGAGGGGGTAGTGCGGCAGATCCGCCTGCGCCGAGGGGGCAAAGAGTCCTGCACACGCCCCGTGCCCAGCCAGAAGCGCAAGGAGAGCCTCACCAAGAGAGCCCGACGCTTCCTCGACAGGCTGGTGgccaggaacagcagcaaagtgGCCCTCAAATTCCGCTCCAAGTCCTGCCATGACCTGTCTGTGCTCTGA
- the HM13 gene encoding minor histocompatibility antigen H13 isoform X4: MEEAAAHNGSAAGAGAPAPARPPATPEGMALAYGSLVLMALLPIFFGALRSVSCAKSKNSSEMPETITSRDAARFPIVASCTLLGLYLFFKIFSQEYINLLLSMYFFVLGILALSHTISPMMNRFFPANFPNKQYQLLFTQGSGENKEEIVNYEFDTKDLVCLALSSVVGVWYLLRKHWIANNLFGLAFSLNGVELLHLNNVSTGCILLGGLFIYDVFWVFGTNVMVTVAKSFEAPIKLVFPQDLLEKGLDADNFAMLGLGDIVIPGIFIALLLRFDISLKKNTHTYFYTSFVAYIFGLGLTIFIMHIFKHAQPALLYLVPACIGFPLLVALAKGEVTEMFRFWLPGPMRASGSCLLPGSQPLLSLAAALPWGLQARGVQLSPAAMNPLLKSCHTHQDLPTSPPCLARRPALLIPCSRNCPVPADAGSKALVPCSDCTRCPLSVALASYEESSTRKEVPGASKEEMTEASKKEK; the protein is encoded by the exons ATGGAGGAGGCCGCGGCGCACAACGGTagcgccgccggggccggggcccccgcgcccgcccgcccgcccgccacCCCCGAGGGCATGGCGCTGGCCTACGGCAGCCTCGTCCTCAtggcgctgctgcccatcttcTTCGGGGCGCTGCGCTCCGTCAGCTGCGCCAAGAGCAAG aACTCCTCGGAGATGCCAGAGACCATTACCAGCCGAGATGCTGCTCGTTTTCCCATTGTTGCCAGTTGCACCCTTCTGGGGCTCTACCTCTTCTTTAAA ATATTCTCTCAAGAGTACATCAATCTTCTGCTTTCCATGTACTTCTTCGTGCTGGGGATCCTAGCCCTGTCCCATACCATCAG CCCCATGATGAACAGATTCTTCCCTGCAAATTTCCCCAACAAACAATACCAGCTTCTCTTCACCCAGGGCTCCGGGGAAAACAAGGAGG AAATAGTGAATTACGAGTTTGACACCAAGGATCTCGTATGCCTGGCCCTGAGCAGTGTTGTTGGGGTCTGGTACCTGCTGAGAAAG CACTGGATTGCCAACAATCTCTTTGGGCTGGCGTTCTCCCTCAACGGGGTGGAGCTGCTGCACTTGAACAACGTCAGCACTGGCTGCATCTTGCTTGGGGGCCTCTTCATCTACGACGTCTTCTGG GTCTTTGGCACCAATGTGATGGTGACAGTTGCCAAATCGTTTGAAGCCCCAATAAAAC TGGTTTTCCCTCAGGACCTGCTGGAGAAGGGGCTGGACGCTGACAACTTTGCCATGCTGGGTCTGGGAGACATTGTCATTCCAG GGATCTTCATTGCCTTGCTGCTGCGGTTTGACATCAG CTTGAAGAAGAACACACACACGTATTTCTACACCAGCTTTGTGGCCTACATCTTCGGGCTGGGCCTGACCATATTCATCATGCACATCTTCAAGCATGCCCAG CCTGCTCTTCTGTACCTGGTCCCTGCATGTATCGGATTCCCACTTCTTGTGGCTTTGGCAAAAGGAGAAGTAACTGAAATGTTCA GGTTCTGGCTGCCGGGCCCTATGCGTGCCAGTGGGAGCTGCCTTCTCCCCGGGTCTCAGCCCttgctttcccttgctgcagccctgccctggggtctGCAGGCAaggggggtgcag ctctctcctgcaGCTATGAATCCTCTGCTGAAATCTTGCCACACACACCAAGACTTACCCACTTCCCCACCGTGTCTGGCTCGCCGGCCAGCCTTGCTGATTCCATGCAGCAGAAACTGTCCTGTCCCCGCCGACGCCGGCAGCAAAGCCCTAGTGCCATGTAGCGATTGCACGCGGTGCCCTTTGTCTGTCGCTCTGGCCAG CTACGAGGAGAGCTCTACCCGCAAGGAGGTGCCGGGGGCCTCCAAAGAAGAGATGACAGAAGCCTCCAAGAAGGAGAAGTGA
- the LOC102051213 gene encoding lipopolysaccharide-binding protein-like isoform X2, giving the protein MFQPAWPPRDGHQRQSRTLQLAATYSPGDMAELGAVVGPAVPMAQGATPACHAFRTWHRPRGTPVVAWLCLLLLLSAFMPATSTNPGIKARLTRRALEFGWQFGLEMLQSLLQKEHELNLRGSYDSPLLGTLTYTVPRIHIHELQINDSTVDFVEDVGVRLKVQHARIQLSADWGAQLGAIQDRGSIELRIGDLAAVVVLGVSADSSGRPMVWNTGCDARSTDLHVEFHCGHSWLYNLLAPLLQRPLQQELNKRLCVELHRGIRKLEAVLKHMRVSTQLDSFAAIDHSLLGQPAITTEHGDVALKGEFFRVGKYQPRPSSALPVALPMALPAVPEPMLLLAVTEFVANSAAFVYFTAGALRRNISSDMLPRRFPLQLKTKSMGVFSPQLQERYPDQPMELHLSARRQPLLSCRPDALHGALFGSAEAFVVLPNATRVPVFLLNIDANVTGKPTITGNRLGGTVSLTG; this is encoded by the exons ATGTTCCAACCAGCCTGGCCACCGCGGGATGGACATCAGCGTCAGAGCCGGACCCTGCAGCTTGCTGCCACGTACAGCCCTGGGgacatggcagagctgggagctgtggtGGGACCTGCGGTTCCCATGGCACAGGGCGCTACACCCGCGTGCCACG ccttcAGGACCTGGCACCGTCCCCGAGGCACACCAGTTGTGGCAtggctctgcctcctgctcctgctgtccGCCTTCATGCCCGCCACCAGCACCAACCCTGGCATCAAGGCCCGGCTGACCCGGAGGGCGCTGGAGTTTG gctggcagTTTGGgctggagatgctccagtcaTTGCTGCAGAAGGAGCACGAGCTGAATCTGAGGGGCAGCTATGACAGCCCGCTCCTAGGGACACTCACGTACACTGTGCCCCG GATCCACATCCATGAGCTGCAGATAAACGATTCCACCGTGGACTTTGTGGAGGATGTGGGGGTGAGGCTGAAGGTGCAGCATGCCCGCATCCAGCTCAGCGCTgactggggagcccagctggGCGCCAT CCAGGACAGGGGCTCCATCGAGCTCCGTATAGGTGACCTGGCCGcagtggtggtgctgggtgTGAGCGCGGACAGCAGCGGCCGCCCCATGGTGTGGAACACCGGCTGTGATGCCCGCAGCACTGACCTGCACGTGGAATTCCACTGTGGACACAG ctggctctACAACCTGCTGGCACCGCTGCTCCAGAGacccctgcagcaggagctgaacaAGCGG ctctgtgtCGAGCTTCACAGGGGCATCCGCAAGCTGGAGGCTGTCCTGAAGCACATGAGAG TGTCCACCCAGCTGGACTCCTTTGCCGCCATTGACCACTCCCTGCTGGGGCAGCCGGCCATCACCACAGAGCATGGGGACGTCGCCCTCAAG GGGGAGTTCTTCAGGGTGGGCAAATACCAGCCGAGACCCTCCTCAGCACTGCCTGTAGCGCTGCCCATGGCCCTGCCTGCGGTGCCTGagcccatgctgctgctggccgtcaCCGAATTTGTCGCCAACTCGGCCGCCTTCGTGTACTTCACAGCCGGGGCCCTGCGTAGGAACATCTCTAGTGACATG CTCCCGCGACGGTTCCCGCTCCAGCTGAAGACCAAAAGCATGGGAGTCTTCTCCCCACAG ctgcaggagcgCTACCCAGACCAGCCCATGGAGCTGCACCTCTCGGCCCGCCGGCagcccctgctctcctgccGCCCCGACGCTCTGCACGGGGCCCTCTTCGGCTCTGCTGAGGCCTTTGTGGTGCTGCCCAACGCCACCCGTGTCcctgtttttctgctgaacaTC GATGCCAATGTGACAGGGAAGCCGACCATCACCGGGAACAGGCTCGGGGGCACCGTGAGCCTGACGGGGTGA
- the HM13 gene encoding minor histocompatibility antigen H13 isoform X3 — protein MEEAAAHNGSAAGAGAPAPARPPATPEGMALAYGSLVLMALLPIFFGALRSVSCAKSKNSSEMPETITSRDAARFPIVASCTLLGLYLFFKIFSQEYINLLLSMYFFVLGILALSHTISPMMNRFFPANFPNKQYQLLFTQGSGENKEEIVNYEFDTKDLVCLALSSVVGVWYLLRKVFGTNVMVTVAKSFEAPIKLVFPQDLLEKGLDADNFAMLGLGDIVIPGIFIALLLRFDISLKKNTHTYFYTSFVAYIFGLGLTIFIMHIFKHAQPALLYLVPACIGFPLLVALAKGEVTEMFSYESSAEILPHTPRLTHFPTVSGSPASLADSMQQKLSCPRRRRQQSPSAM, from the exons ATGGAGGAGGCCGCGGCGCACAACGGTagcgccgccggggccggggcccccgcgcccgcccgcccgcccgccacCCCCGAGGGCATGGCGCTGGCCTACGGCAGCCTCGTCCTCAtggcgctgctgcccatcttcTTCGGGGCGCTGCGCTCCGTCAGCTGCGCCAAGAGCAAG aACTCCTCGGAGATGCCAGAGACCATTACCAGCCGAGATGCTGCTCGTTTTCCCATTGTTGCCAGTTGCACCCTTCTGGGGCTCTACCTCTTCTTTAAA ATATTCTCTCAAGAGTACATCAATCTTCTGCTTTCCATGTACTTCTTCGTGCTGGGGATCCTAGCCCTGTCCCATACCATCAG CCCCATGATGAACAGATTCTTCCCTGCAAATTTCCCCAACAAACAATACCAGCTTCTCTTCACCCAGGGCTCCGGGGAAAACAAGGAGG AAATAGTGAATTACGAGTTTGACACCAAGGATCTCGTATGCCTGGCCCTGAGCAGTGTTGTTGGGGTCTGGTACCTGCTGAGAAAG GTCTTTGGCACCAATGTGATGGTGACAGTTGCCAAATCGTTTGAAGCCCCAATAAAAC TGGTTTTCCCTCAGGACCTGCTGGAGAAGGGGCTGGACGCTGACAACTTTGCCATGCTGGGTCTGGGAGACATTGTCATTCCAG GGATCTTCATTGCCTTGCTGCTGCGGTTTGACATCAG CTTGAAGAAGAACACACACACGTATTTCTACACCAGCTTTGTGGCCTACATCTTCGGGCTGGGCCTGACCATATTCATCATGCACATCTTCAAGCATGCCCAG CCTGCTCTTCTGTACCTGGTCCCTGCATGTATCGGATTCCCACTTCTTGTGGCTTTGGCAAAAGGAGAAGTAACTGAAATGTTCAG CTATGAATCCTCTGCTGAAATCTTGCCACACACACCAAGACTTACCCACTTCCCCACCGTGTCTGGCTCGCCGGCCAGCCTTGCTGATTCCATGCAGCAGAAACTGTCCTGTCCCCGCCGACGCCGGCAGCAAAGCCCTAGTGCCATGTAG